In one Sphingobacterium daejeonense genomic region, the following are encoded:
- a CDS encoding UPF0758 domain-containing protein → MSFQKLVIREWAESDRPREKLLEHGRRSVSDAELLAILIGSGSKK, encoded by the coding sequence ATGTCATTTCAAAAATTAGTTATTCGCGAATGGGCAGAGTCAGACCGTCCAAGAGAGAAATTATTGGAGCATGGTCGAAGGTCCGTATCGGATGCAGAATTATTAGCAATTTTAATAGGTTCAGGATCAAAAAAATGA
- a CDS encoding DUF5606 family protein, with protein MNLRGLVSVTGKPGLFKLIGQNKGGFVLESLDGSKIKSVVNLSTTKMATLEDITIYGEEDEIRLLDVFETIKNNGGNTPDVKADGNTLREYFREVAPNHDEARVYSSDIKKIISWYNIIKDLPLFEEEAPEPLS; from the coding sequence ATGAATTTAAGAGGATTAGTATCAGTTACTGGTAAACCAGGATTATTTAAATTGATAGGTCAAAACAAAGGTGGATTTGTATTGGAATCTTTAGATGGCAGCAAAATTAAATCAGTAGTGAATCTTTCTACTACAAAAATGGCCACTCTAGAGGATATCACTATTTATGGTGAAGAAGATGAAATCAGACTTTTAGATGTTTTCGAAACCATTAAAAACAATGGCGGCAACACCCCTGATGTTAAAGCTGATGGCAATACTTTAAGAGAATATTTCAGAGAAGTAGCTCCAAATCACGATGAGGCTAGAGTATACTCTTCAGATATCAAGAAAATCATTTCTTGGTACAATATTATCAAAGACCTTCCATTGTTCGAAGAAGAAGCTCCAGAGCCACTTTCGTAA
- a CDS encoding pirin family protein, giving the protein MAKFFYHPADSRGHADHGWLKSNHTFSFAGYMNSERMNFGALRVLNDDFVEGGMGFGRHPHSNMEIISIPLEGELAHNDSMGTGSVIKKGDIQVMSAGTGIEHSEYNHSDSEPVKFLQIWVIPNKQNVEPRYDQQSIDYEAAKNNFLQILSPDPDDEGVWIHQNAWFHIAEFDAGFARQYVMKDAENGLYIFVLSGELNVEGQNMNSKDGLGIAGAGDIKIQAVTKAEFLLMEVPIQ; this is encoded by the coding sequence ATGGCGAAATTTTTTTATCACCCAGCAGATTCCAGAGGCCATGCAGACCATGGTTGGCTAAAATCTAACCATACATTCAGCTTTGCAGGTTATATGAATTCGGAACGAATGAACTTCGGAGCTTTAAGAGTATTGAATGATGATTTTGTAGAAGGAGGGATGGGATTCGGGAGACATCCGCATAGCAATATGGAGATTATTTCTATTCCTCTAGAAGGGGAATTGGCACATAACGATAGCATGGGCACAGGATCAGTCATCAAAAAAGGCGATATACAGGTCATGAGTGCCGGTACTGGAATTGAACACAGTGAGTATAATCACAGTGACTCTGAACCTGTAAAATTCCTACAAATTTGGGTCATCCCTAATAAACAAAATGTAGAGCCGCGCTATGATCAACAATCTATTGATTATGAAGCTGCCAAAAACAATTTCTTACAGATTTTATCACCAGATCCTGATGATGAAGGAGTATGGATCCACCAGAACGCATGGTTCCATATTGCAGAATTTGATGCTGGATTTGCGAGACAATATGTGATGAAAGATGCAGAAAATGGACTTTATATATTTGTTCTGAGTGGTGAACTGAATGTAGAAGGTCAAAATATGAATAGCAAAGATGGGCTTGGTATAGCTGGAGCTGGAGACATTAAAATACAAGCAGTTACAAAAGCTGAATTTTTGTTGATGGAAGTGCCCATTCAATAG